The following coding sequences are from one Phenylobacterium glaciei window:
- the phhA gene encoding phenylalanine 4-monooxygenase yields the protein MSADGFTPPPGARSDWTIDQDWAAYTRAEHQVWMTLYERQSRLLPGRACDAFLHGLDALDLHRGGIPDFARINEEMNLLTGWSVVAVPGLVPDEVFFDHLANRRFPAGRFIRKPEQLDYLQEPDVFHDVFGHVPMLTDPIFADYMQAYGEGGLRALDRGQLHNLARLYWYTVEFGLLETPQGLRIYGAGIVSSHAESIFALDDPSPNRLGFDLERVMRTPYRIDDFQQVYFVIPSLQALLDATLQDFGALYGRLARSGDIPIAAIEPGDQVFTQGTQAYAAAKA from the coding sequence ATGAGCGCTGACGGCTTCACCCCGCCTCCGGGCGCGCGGTCCGACTGGACCATCGACCAGGACTGGGCGGCCTATACGCGCGCCGAGCACCAGGTGTGGATGACCCTCTATGAGCGGCAGTCCAGGCTGCTGCCGGGCCGGGCCTGCGACGCCTTCCTGCACGGGCTGGACGCCCTGGACCTGCATCGCGGCGGCATTCCCGACTTCGCGCGGATCAATGAGGAGATGAACCTGCTGACCGGCTGGAGCGTCGTCGCCGTGCCGGGCCTGGTTCCGGACGAGGTGTTCTTCGACCATCTGGCCAACCGCCGCTTCCCGGCCGGCCGGTTCATCCGCAAGCCCGAGCAGCTGGACTATCTGCAAGAGCCGGACGTCTTCCACGATGTGTTCGGCCACGTGCCGATGCTGACCGACCCGATCTTCGCCGATTATATGCAGGCCTACGGAGAAGGCGGCCTGCGGGCGCTGGACCGGGGCCAGTTGCACAATCTGGCCAGGCTCTATTGGTACACGGTCGAGTTCGGGCTGCTGGAGACGCCGCAGGGTTTGCGGATTTACGGCGCGGGCATCGTCTCGTCCCACGCGGAGTCGATCTTCGCCCTGGACGACCCCTCCCCCAACCGGCTGGGGTTTGATCTGGAGCGGGTGATGCGCACCCCCTACCGGATCGACGACTTCCAGCAGGTCTACTTCGTGATCCCGTCCCTGCAGGCCCTGCTGGACGCGACCCTGCAGGACTTCGGGGCGCTCTATGGGCGTCTGGCGCGGTCAGGGGATATCCCCATCGCGGCGATCGAGCCCGGGGACCAGGTGTTCACGCAGGGCACGCAGGCCTATGCGGCGGCGAAGGCCTAG
- the hspQ gene encoding heat shock protein HspQ, with product MDARLEKPNAGHLPNPAAIADVRLAKFAIGDVVKHRVFAFRGVIFDVDPTFANTEEWWQSIPERIRPRKDQPFYHLLAENDDNSYVAYVSEQNLLPDESGEPVGHPQAPLIFESFAEGHYTLRPRISH from the coding sequence ATGGACGCTCGACTCGAAAAGCCAAACGCTGGCCACTTGCCCAACCCCGCGGCGATCGCGGACGTGCGGCTGGCCAAGTTCGCCATCGGCGATGTCGTGAAGCACCGCGTGTTCGCGTTCCGCGGCGTGATCTTCGACGTCGACCCCACCTTCGCCAATACCGAGGAGTGGTGGCAGTCGATCCCGGAGCGTATCCGGCCGCGCAAGGACCAGCCGTTCTATCACCTGCTGGCCGAGAACGATGACAACTCCTACGTCGCCTATGTCTCCGAGCAGAACCTGCTGCCCGACGAGAGCGGTGAGCCGGTGGGCCACCCGCAGGCCCCGCTGATCTTCGAATCCTTCGCCGAGGGCCACTACACCCTGCGGCCGCGCATCAGCCACTAA
- a CDS encoding Ppx/GppA phosphatase family protein, with protein MSDQAGSASAPGAMPNGRERSGSDAPCYGALDLGTNNCRLLIATPSGKSFRVVEAYSRIVRLGEGLSASGRLSEVAMERAMAALKVSAEKVRRRRVIKLKAIATQACRMAENGQEFIDRVFEETGLRLQIIAPREEAQLSVAGCLNLLDRSADAALVVDVGGGSTELSWVDLKGEGLGGELSTFVASKLPIKAWLSIPIGVVTLAEQFPEGAEPTEAWFRAMVDRVKLDLAAFRHADPMRPIFDEDRAHLIGTSGAITSLAGMHLRLPRYDRSRVDGIWMTRAECEGAANLLLGLTAQQRADQPCIGPDRSDLVLAGAAILQAVQELWPCTRVRVADRGLREGILMSLMSESGGAKRRKRRRGRRGKPMPQAAE; from the coding sequence ATGAGCGATCAGGCTGGAAGCGCGTCCGCGCCCGGCGCCATGCCGAATGGCCGGGAAAGGTCGGGGAGTGATGCGCCTTGTTATGGCGCCCTCGACCTCGGAACCAACAACTGCAGGCTGCTGATCGCCACGCCGTCGGGCAAGAGCTTCCGGGTGGTGGAGGCCTATTCGCGCATCGTGCGGTTGGGGGAGGGGCTCAGCGCCAGCGGCCGCCTGTCCGAGGTCGCCATGGAACGCGCCATGGCCGCGCTGAAGGTCAGCGCCGAAAAGGTCCGCCGCCGCCGGGTCATCAAGCTCAAGGCCATCGCGACGCAAGCCTGCCGCATGGCCGAGAACGGCCAGGAATTCATCGACCGTGTCTTCGAAGAGACCGGCCTGCGCCTGCAGATCATCGCGCCGCGGGAAGAGGCCCAGCTCTCCGTCGCCGGCTGCCTGAACCTGCTGGACCGCAGCGCCGACGCCGCCCTGGTGGTGGACGTGGGCGGGGGCTCCACCGAGCTGTCCTGGGTCGACCTCAAGGGCGAGGGCCTGGGCGGCGAGCTCAGCACCTTCGTGGCCTCCAAGCTGCCCATCAAGGCCTGGCTCTCCATCCCCATCGGCGTCGTCACCCTGGCCGAGCAATTCCCGGAGGGCGCGGAGCCTACCGAGGCCTGGTTCCGGGCCATGGTCGACCGGGTGAAGCTCGACCTCGCCGCCTTCCGCCACGCCGACCCGATGCGGCCGATCTTCGACGAGGACCGCGCCCACCTGATCGGCACCTCGGGCGCCATCACCAGCCTGGCCGGCATGCACCTGCGCCTGCCGCGCTATGACCGGTCCCGTGTCGACGGCATCTGGATGACGCGGGCCGAGTGCGAGGGCGCCGCCAATCTGCTGCTGGGCCTCACAGCCCAGCAGCGGGCCGACCAGCCCTGCATTGGCCCCGACCGCTCCGACCTGGTTCTGGCCGGCGCCGCCATCCTCCAGGCGGTGCAGGAACTCTGGCCCTGCACCCGCGTCCGTGTCGCTGACCGTGGCCTGCGCGAGGGCATCTTGATGTCCCTGATGTCCGAAAGCGGCGGCGCCAAGCGCCGCAAACGCCGCCGCGGCCGTCGCGGCAAACCCATGCCCCAGGCCGCCGAATGA